The following nucleotide sequence is from Devosia salina.
CAAGGCCTCCCGGGTCGACCAGGACGATCCGATTGCCGCCTGGAAGGCGCACAACGCCAATCTCAAGGCCCGCTGGACCTGGCTCAACGGCAAGAAGTTCTCGGCGCTCAAATATACCGGCCCGGGTACCGACCTCACCGTGGGCCTGGCCGATGGTCACCGCTGGAAGGGCGGCGCCTCCGAAGCCAAGAACGGGGTCACCTGCAACCCCAATATCCCCACCGAGGAAGTGTTCACCACGCCTCATCGCCTGCGCGTCGAGGGCACGGTTTCGGCCACCAAGCCACTGAGCCACAACGGCACGCTGATCGAGAACATCCAGGCGCGCTTCGAAGAGGGCCGCATGGTCGAGCTCAAGGCGACCAAGGGTGAGGCCGTGTTCAACAAGGTGCTCGACACCGACGAGGGCGCCCGGCGTCTGGGCGAAGTGGCGCTGGTGCCGCATTCCTCGCCGATCTCGGCCTCGGGCATCCTCTTCTACAACACGCTCTACGACGAAAACGCCTCGTGCCACATCGCCATGGGCCAGTGCTACGCCGACTGTTTCGACGACGGCAAAACGCTCAGCCCCGACCAGATCTTTGCCCAGGGCGGCAATAAGAGCCTGATCCATATCGACTGGATGATCGGCTCCGACAAGGTCGATATCGACGGCGTTCACGCCGACGGCACCACCGAGCCGGTCATGCGCAAGGGTGAATGGGCGTTTTGATCCAGACGCCGGGTCTCCTCCCCCTTGATGGGGGAGGTAGCGCCGCTGGGCCCATCGGGCCGTAGCAGAGCTAGGTGGGGGTGCACTCAACACGCGACCTATGAGCGTGAACACCCCTCCCCATCCCTTCCGTCAAGGGGAGGGTGTCGCACCAGGGGTGTGGAGAGGCCGGACCTATTCCCCCTCCATCCCCAGAAATTCCTCGGCGGTGAGCACGATATTGCGGTCGATCTCGCCGATCTCCTCCTTGTCCTTGCCCTCATAGTCGAGCCGGTGCAGCACGGTGCGGATGGCATTGAGGCGCAGGCGCTTCTTGTCATTGGCCCGGATCACGGTCCAGGGGGCGTGCCGGCTGTCGGTGCGCTCCAGCATCTTGTCCCTGGCATCCGAATAATCCCCCCAGAGCTCGAGGGCCTTGAGATCAACCGGTGAGAGCTTCCAGGTCTTGAGCGGATCATGCCGCCGGTCATGGAAGCGCTTGATCTGCATTTCCCGGCCGATGGACAGCCAGAGCTTGAAGATCCTGATCCCGTCATTGGTGAGACGCTTTTCGAATTCCGGCGCCTCATCGAGAAAATGCTCGGTCTGCTCGGGGGTGCAGAAACCCATCACCGGCTCCACCCCGGCCCGGTTGTACCAGGAGCGGTCGAACAGCACCATTTCGCCCGCCGCCGGCAGCCAGTCCACATAGCGCTGGAAATACCATTGCGTGCGCTCCCGGTCGTTCGGCTTGGGCAGCGCGGCGATCAGGTTGTAGCGGTGATTGAGATTTTCGAGGAAGCGCTCGATCGTGCCGCCCTTGCCGGCCGCGTCCCGACCCTCGAAGATGATCACCGTGCGCGTGCCGGCCTCGGCCATATGCGCCTGGTGCAGCACCAACTGCTTTTGCAGGCGGTACATCTGCGTGTCATACTCGTCCTTGTCGAGCTTGTCCTCGTAGGGATATCCGCCCGATTCGAAGGCGGCCTTCTTGATGGATTTGGGCAGGTCCGGATTGTTGATGTCGAAGCCGTCGATAGGATCGGTCACGCTGTCTCTCCACTGTCACACAGAGCGTGCTATGAACCCGCTTCCCGCGCAAGAGGCGGGGTCAAACTGTTGATTCGACCGCCGAAAATGGACGAAACCGCGCCCACAGACCAAGCCACCGGAGCCGCCGCAATCCCGGCGCGACTTGCCGCACAGAGCCCGCTATTGCTGGGTCTGGCCGGGCTTGTCGTCGCCTTCGTGGTGCTGGGGGGACTGCGGGTCGATCTGGCGGTGATCGGCTATGGCCTGGTCCTGTGCCTCGTGGCCGTCCTGCCCCAGCCGGTCCGCACCATTACCCGCATCGATGCGGCTCCCCCGGTCCTGTCGGCGCCCACGGCCGTCCAACCCGACATGCTGCCCGCCTTTGTCGAGGCGCTGGGCGATCCGGCACTGGTGCTGGATGGCCGCGGCGCGGTGGAGCACCGCAATGGCGCCGCAGCGCGGCAATATCCCAACCTGCAGCCCGGCCGGGTGCTGACCCTGGTCATGCGCAATCCCGAAATGGTTGCGGCGGTGGAGGCGTCCATGCGCACCGGCGAGACGCGCAGTTTCGAACTGCATGAGACCCTGCCGTCAGAAACCTGGAACCGCATCGTGGTGGCCCCGTTGCGCCGGCCCGAGCGCGACTGGTTCTCCGACGAGGACCGCCAATTGCTGGTCACCTTCCAGAGCCTGACCGAACTCAAGCGCGTCGATGCGTTGCGGTCCGACTTCGTCGCCAATGCCAGCCACGAATTGCGCACGCCACTGGCCTCGCTGATCGGCTTCATCGACACGCTGCTCGGCCCGGCAGCCGGCGACGCGGCGGCGCGGGAAAAATTCCTGGGCATCATGCGGACCCAGGCCGACCGGATGAGCCGGCTGGTCGATGACCTGCTGAGCCTGTCGCGCATCGAGATGCACCAGCATGTGCGTCCCACCGGCTCGGTGGACCTGGCCGGTCTCTTGCGCGAAGTGCGCGAGGGCCTGCAGACCCAGGCCCGCGCGGCCGATCTCGACGTCATCCTGAAGCTGCCCGAAGCGCCTGTCATGGTCGTGGGCGACCGCAGCCAGCTTTACGAAGTGTTCGAGAACCTGATCGACAACGCCATCAAATACGGCGCTACCGGCAAGACCGTCGAGGTGACGCTGTCCGAAATCGATCGTCCTGGACTTCGGCACATGGTCAGCGTGGTCGACCATGGCCCGGGCGTCGAGCCGGAGCATGTGCCGCGCATGACCGAGCGCTTTTACCGCATCGATGCCGAAGCGAGCCGCAAGAAGAAGGGCACTGGCCTGGGGCTGGCCATTGTCAAGCACATCATCCAGCGCCACCGCGGCCAGATGAGCATCAGGTCGCAACCCGGCGAGGGCCTGCGCGTCGATGTCTTGCTGCCCTGACGGCTGCCTTTCCTGGCCTGTAATCCCGGCTTGCGCGGTAACCAGCTCTTAAGACAATTTGAGTCGCCCTGTGGACGATCCGCGTCGCCGCCGACAAGATTTGCGGCACAGGAGCGGCACCATGAACACTCTCTGGCCAGCAGCAACGATCGCCCTCGCCGTGACCGGCTTCTTCGCCTTGAGCAATTACTATTCCCCGGCCGTTGACCAGCCAAGCCTGGACGACTGCCACCGCCTGGCGGGCGAAGTCCAGGCCATTCATATCAATGGTGGCACCATCCCTGTCGAGAAACTGACAGCGGCTCGTGGATGCGCGGTGTCGTTCGGCCAGAACTGGGCGGCTGGAGGCGGTGACCGCGCAGCGCAATTGCGGGCGGAAGGCGCCATGCGGGTGCAATAGAGCGCTTTCAGCAAAAGTGGACACCACTTGCGCGGTTCGAAAGCGCGACAAGACTAAAAAAGGGAGCGCCCGATCCGATTCAATCGGAACGGGAAAGGCTCTGTCAGGCGACAGCGCTGCCATGAAAAAGGGCGCCCTTTCGGCGCCCGTTTCAATTCCAGCGAGGTCCGTGCCTCAGCGGCGTTTCTTGTCCATCTGGTGATAGGCCCGGCGCGAATGGAATTCGCAATAGGGACCGGTTTCCAGGCTGTGCTGGCCGCAGAAATAGAAGTCCTTGGTCAGCGGATCGCCGATCGGCCACTTGCAGGTGTGTTCGTTCAGCTGCAGCAGGTTGAGCCGCTTGTCCTCCGGAATGAACAGCTCCGCTGCTGCCGGGGCGACATAGAGTTCGGCATCCATCTCGGGGCTGGCGGCCAGTGCCGTGGCACCCACGACCTGCGGGCGAGACATCGACATGCGCGGCTTGGCGCTCATCGTGCTGCTGCCAACCGAGCTCGTGGCGGGACGCCGCGGCGCCGCGGGTCGCGCTGCCGGACGGGCGCGCGGCGCGGTATTGGTCGGCTTGGCACGGGCCGAAAGCTTGAGGCGGTGCACCTTGCCGATCACGGCATTGCGCGTCACTCCGTCGCCCAGTTCAGCCGCAATCTGGCTGGCGCTGAGCCCCTCCATCCAAAGTTTCTTCAAAAGTTCGACGCGCTCGTCAGTCCAGCCCATCGATTGCGCTCCTGAAACCATCGACAAAACAGAATCCTTCATTGCGCTGCCAAAACGGCCTGGCAGCCTTTCGACTCTACAGCTCGTATGTTGAGCGGGTCCGCCGCACGAGATATCGTGTCCCCAACGCCTCGGAGATTACGCCATCGCAGGAATCGGGATCAAGAGTCGGGGCGGATTTTCCCCGTTTATTCATTGGTTAAGATTGTCCTAACAATCGATGAGTCAAATCAGGGACTTGGCCGGTATCAGATTGACTTTACGGGGCCAATTCGCCTAATTCTCGGGTCCAAACGCGCGGCCGAGAGGGCGCGTTTTTGGTTTCTGTGGCAGCTTTGCCACGCTTTCCCGTCCCTGACCTGAAACACAAGAGGAATGTTCGCCATGTCTGCGCTCTACGGCACCTATGCCCGGTCCGATCTCGCCTTCGAGCGGGGCGAGGGCATGCGCCTGTACGACCAGCACGGCCGAGAATTCCTCGATTTCCATTCCGGCATTGCCGTCAATGCGCTTGGCCATGGCGACCCGCATCTGGTCGCGGCGCTCAAGGCGGCGGCCGACAAGGTCTGGCATACCTCCAATGTCTTCACCATTCCCGAGCAGGAACGGCTGGGGCAGCGGCTGGTGGACTCGACCTTTGCCGACAAGGTGTTCTTCACCAATTCCGGCGCTGAGGCGATCGAATGCGCCATCAAGACGGCCCGGCACTATTTCTTCGCCAAGGGCCAGCCGGATCGCTACGAGATCATCGCCTTCACCGGCTCCTTCCACGGCCGGACCCTGGGCACGATCGCAGCTGGTGGCAATCCGGGCTATCTCGAAGGCTTCGGCCCGCCCATGCCGGGCTTCAAGCATACCGCGCCGGGCGATCTCGATGCGGTCAAGGCTTTGATCGGCCCGCAGAGCTGCGCCATCCT
It contains:
- a CDS encoding aminopeptidase, with the translated sequence MSNSPIDPTKLDKLGEVAIKVGLQLAEGQDLIITAPMTAAPLVRRITEHAYKAGAGLVTTIYSDEEATLSRFRHARDFSFDRAAGWLYSGMAEAYRNNAARLAISGDNPMMLANEDPEKVSRANRANSAAYRPALELITGFDINWNIVSYPTPNWAKLVFPNDPEDVAIAKLADAIFKASRVDQDDPIAAWKAHNANLKARWTWLNGKKFSALKYTGPGTDLTVGLADGHRWKGGASEAKNGVTCNPNIPTEEVFTTPHRLRVEGTVSATKPLSHNGTLIENIQARFEEGRMVELKATKGEAVFNKVLDTDEGARRLGEVALVPHSSPISASGILFYNTLYDENASCHIAMGQCYADCFDDGKTLSPDQIFAQGGNKSLIHIDWMIGSDKVDIDGVHADGTTEPVMRKGEWAF
- the ppk2 gene encoding polyphosphate kinase 2 codes for the protein MTDPIDGFDINNPDLPKSIKKAAFESGGYPYEDKLDKDEYDTQMYRLQKQLVLHQAHMAEAGTRTVIIFEGRDAAGKGGTIERFLENLNHRYNLIAALPKPNDRERTQWYFQRYVDWLPAAGEMVLFDRSWYNRAGVEPVMGFCTPEQTEHFLDEAPEFEKRLTNDGIRIFKLWLSIGREMQIKRFHDRRHDPLKTWKLSPVDLKALELWGDYSDARDKMLERTDSRHAPWTVIRANDKKRLRLNAIRTVLHRLDYEGKDKEEIGEIDRNIVLTAEEFLGMEGE
- a CDS encoding sensor histidine kinase, encoding MDETAPTDQATGAAAIPARLAAQSPLLLGLAGLVVAFVVLGGLRVDLAVIGYGLVLCLVAVLPQPVRTITRIDAAPPVLSAPTAVQPDMLPAFVEALGDPALVLDGRGAVEHRNGAAARQYPNLQPGRVLTLVMRNPEMVAAVEASMRTGETRSFELHETLPSETWNRIVVAPLRRPERDWFSDEDRQLLVTFQSLTELKRVDALRSDFVANASHELRTPLASLIGFIDTLLGPAAGDAAAREKFLGIMRTQADRMSRLVDDLLSLSRIEMHQHVRPTGSVDLAGLLREVREGLQTQARAADLDVILKLPEAPVMVVGDRSQLYEVFENLIDNAIKYGATGKTVEVTLSEIDRPGLRHMVSVVDHGPGVEPEHVPRMTERFYRIDAEASRKKKGTGLGLAIVKHIIQRHRGQMSIRSQPGEGLRVDVLLP
- a CDS encoding GcrA family cell cycle regulator — encoded protein: MGWTDERVELLKKLWMEGLSASQIAAELGDGVTRNAVIGKVHRLKLSARAKPTNTAPRARPAARPAAPRRPATSSVGSSTMSAKPRMSMSRPQVVGATALAASPEMDAELYVAPAAAELFIPEDKRLNLLQLNEHTCKWPIGDPLTKDFYFCGQHSLETGPYCEFHSRRAYHQMDKKRR